One region of Carya illinoinensis cultivar Pawnee chromosome 8, C.illinoinensisPawnee_v1, whole genome shotgun sequence genomic DNA includes:
- the LOC122318160 gene encoding uncharacterized protein LOC122318160 gives MSGLLSSALATASASTAATAVSTTLRRSNKCIFNSKPFASSSYYLHPFLLRVTNDSKSTQLSPDATIDRSEADKIVDGMDFGELCNEFECISSPLVESTARQLARDILELREGNRALGTYAVSVKYKDPVRTFTGREKYKRPLWATQALDNPTVSVQEMTMLSTSVLIIKWTIKGKPKSFLAGVGGDLIIKVNSQFTLNQISGQVVEHEEFWDLSSSSVIAQAFFWASRRLFATVEAGKDLADGVKNLTSRFSTEKENLEMYPDPSGDPMKFFQRDDNFQRDAYQIALFLAVLYFVVQFFKLTL, from the exons atgagtGGTTTGCTTTCTTCTGCTCTGGCCACCGCCTCTGCTTCCACCGCGGCAACTGCTGTCTCCACCACCCTCCGCCGCAGTAATAAATGCATTTTCAACTCCAAGCCTTTTGCCTCGTCCTCTTATTACCTCCACCCTTTTCTACTTCGAG TTACAAACGATTCTAAAAGCACACAATTGTCTCCAGATGCTACCATTGACAGATCAGAGGCCGATAAAATTGTGGATGGTATGGACTTTGGAGAGCTCTGCAATGAGTTTGAGTGCATCAGTAGCCCTTTGGTGGAATCTACAGCAAGACAACTTGCCCGTGATATTCTAGAGCTTCGGGAAGGCAATCGTGCCCTTGGGACTTATGCTGTTTCTGTCAAATATAAG GATCCAGTCAGAACTTTTACTGGTCGTGAGAAATACAAGCGACCATTATGGGCAACCCAGGCGCTCGACAACCCAACTGTG TCTGTGCAGGAAATGACGATGTTATCAACCAGTGTCCTCATCATTAAGTGGACAATCAAAGGGAAGCCGAAATCTTTTCTTGCTGGTGTAGGAGGAGATTTGATAATAAAAGTTAATTCGCAATTCACTCTCAACCAAATTAGTGGGCAAGTGGTTGAGCATGAAGAATTCTGGGATTTATCATCTTCATCAGTAATTGCCCAGGCATTCTTCTGGGCATCTCGACGTCTTTTTGCCACTGTTGAGGCTGGAAAAGATTTGGCTGATGGTGTTAAGAACTTGACAAGCCGTTTCTCAACTGAGAAAGAAAACTTGGAGATGTATCCAGACCCCTCAGGTGATCCAATGAAG TTCTTTCAAAGAGATGACAACTTCCAAAGAGATGCGTACCAGATTGCACTGTTTCTGGCAGTCCTCTATTTTGTCGTTcagttttttaaattaacattataa
- the LOC122317832 gene encoding probable protein phosphatase 2C 33 isoform X1 yields the protein MFLTAPSIENRGCDSSAPLECILNIVRALRMGSCLSAESGSPLPGSPLSPAVVKKRKILKKRPGSRTSSFEHSRDEPLHRIPGRMFLNGSSEVASLFTKQGKKGTNQDAMIVWENYGSRSDTIFCGVFDGHGPYGHIVAKRVRDSLPLKLSAHLEVNMTGEDVLKEISLNTAGSMNSEDTHFISAGEESRASIDLQEAEKHPEIFQILKDSFLKAFRAMDRELRAHLHIDCFCSGTTAVTLVKQGQDLVIGNVGDSRAVLGMRDKDYSLVAVQLTVDLKPSLPEEADRIRKCRGRVFALQGEPEVARVWLPNNNSPGLAMARAFGDFCLKDFGLISVPDISYRHITEKDEFIVLATDGIWDVLSNKEVVDIVASAPARSSAAQFLVESAIRAWRYRYPTSKIDDCAVVCLFLDTNTTSAASNTKLKEQLTFVDQAEACSEKEELSNPTTTDFVGTIQTDNETLQKDAMKRP from the exons ATGTTTCTGACGGCTCCTTCAATTGAGAATAGGGGTTGTGATTCTTCAGCTCCTCTGGAATGCATCTTGAATATAGTCAGGGCCCTCAGAATGGGGTCCTGCTTGTCTGCCGAAAGCGGGAGCCCACTCCCTGGTTCGCCATTATCCCCTGCGGTGGTCAAGAAGCGAAAGATCTTAAAGAAAAGGCCAGGCTCTCGGACATCTTCCTTCGAGCATAGTAGGGATGAACCGTTGCATAGAATTCCAGGGAGGATGTTCTTGAATGGGTCTAGTGAAGTGGCTTCTTTGTTTACTAAACAAGGCAAGAAAGGGACCAACCAGGATGCCATGATTGTTTGGGAG AATTATGGTTCCAGATCAGACACGATTTTTTGTGGTGTTTTTGATGGCCATGGTCCCTATGGTCACATTGTTGCAAAGAGAGTGAGAGATTCACTACCTCTGAAACTGAGTGCCCACTTGGAAGTGAACATGACTGGTGAAGATGTTCTCAAAGAGATCAGCCTTAATACTGCTGGAAGCATGAACTCGGAAGATACTCACTTCATATCTGCTGGTGAAGAATCTAGGGCCTCCATTGATCTTCAAGAAGCAGAAAAGCATCCTGAGATCTTTCAGATTCTCAAGGATTCATTTCTGAAAGCTTTCAGAGCCATGGACAGGGAACTGAGAGCACACCTACATATTGATTGCTTCTGTAGCGGGACAACAGCGGTTACTCTGGTTAAGCAG GGTCAGGATCTTGTCATTGGAAATGTTGGGGACTCCAGAGCAGTATTGGGTATGAGAGACAAAGATTATTCTCTAGTTGCAGTTCAGTTGACTGTGGATCTCAAACCAAGTCTtccag AGGAAGCGGATAGAATCCGAAAGTGCAGAGGGCGTGTTTTTGCTCTTCAGGGTGAACCAGAGGTTGCTCGTGTCTGGCTGCCAAATAATAACTCCCCTGGCCTTGCCATGGCTCGTGCATTTGGAGATTTCTGCCTAAAAGATTTTGGTCTGATCTCTGTGCCCGATATATCTTATAGGCACATCACCGAGAAGGATGAATTTATCGTCTTGGCTACAGATGGG ATTTGGGATGTGCTATCAAACAAAGAAGTGGTAGACATTGTCGCATCAGCCCCAGCACGTTCCTCTGCAGCTCAGTTCCTTGTTGAGTCAGCAATTCGAGCTTGGAGATATAGGTATCCAACTTCTAAAATCGATGACTGTGCTGTAGTTTGCCTCTTCCTTGACACAAACACGACGTCTGCTGCTTCTAATACCAAGTTGAAAGAGCAGCTTACCTTTGTGGATCAGGCTGAGGCTTGCAGTGAGAAAGAGGAGCTATCCAACCCAACAACTACGGATTTTGTAGGAACAATCCAAACTGACAATGAAACTCTGCAAAAGGATGCAATGAAGAGGCCTTAA
- the LOC122317832 gene encoding probable protein phosphatase 2C 33 isoform X2, which translates to MFLTAPSIENRGCDSSAPLECILNIVRALRMGSCLSAESGSPLPGSPLSPAVVKKRKILKKRPGSRTSSFEHSRDEPLHRIPGRMFLNGSSEVASLFTKQGKKGTNQDAMIVWENYGSRSDTIFCGVFDGHGPYGHIVAKRVRDSLPLKLSAHLEVNMTGEDVLKEISLNTAGSMNSEDTHFISAGEESRASIDLQEAEKHPEIFQILKDSFLKAFRAMDRELRAHLHIDCFCSGTTAVTLVKQGQDLVIGNVGDSRAVLGMRDKDYSLVAVQLTVDLKPSLPEEADRIRKCRGRVFALQGEPEVARVWLPNNNSPGLAMARAFGDFCLKDFGLISVPDISYRHITEKDEFIVLATDGIWDVLSNKEVVDIVASAPARSSAAQFLVESAIRAWRYRLRLAVRKRSYPTQQLRIL; encoded by the exons ATGTTTCTGACGGCTCCTTCAATTGAGAATAGGGGTTGTGATTCTTCAGCTCCTCTGGAATGCATCTTGAATATAGTCAGGGCCCTCAGAATGGGGTCCTGCTTGTCTGCCGAAAGCGGGAGCCCACTCCCTGGTTCGCCATTATCCCCTGCGGTGGTCAAGAAGCGAAAGATCTTAAAGAAAAGGCCAGGCTCTCGGACATCTTCCTTCGAGCATAGTAGGGATGAACCGTTGCATAGAATTCCAGGGAGGATGTTCTTGAATGGGTCTAGTGAAGTGGCTTCTTTGTTTACTAAACAAGGCAAGAAAGGGACCAACCAGGATGCCATGATTGTTTGGGAG AATTATGGTTCCAGATCAGACACGATTTTTTGTGGTGTTTTTGATGGCCATGGTCCCTATGGTCACATTGTTGCAAAGAGAGTGAGAGATTCACTACCTCTGAAACTGAGTGCCCACTTGGAAGTGAACATGACTGGTGAAGATGTTCTCAAAGAGATCAGCCTTAATACTGCTGGAAGCATGAACTCGGAAGATACTCACTTCATATCTGCTGGTGAAGAATCTAGGGCCTCCATTGATCTTCAAGAAGCAGAAAAGCATCCTGAGATCTTTCAGATTCTCAAGGATTCATTTCTGAAAGCTTTCAGAGCCATGGACAGGGAACTGAGAGCACACCTACATATTGATTGCTTCTGTAGCGGGACAACAGCGGTTACTCTGGTTAAGCAG GGTCAGGATCTTGTCATTGGAAATGTTGGGGACTCCAGAGCAGTATTGGGTATGAGAGACAAAGATTATTCTCTAGTTGCAGTTCAGTTGACTGTGGATCTCAAACCAAGTCTtccag AGGAAGCGGATAGAATCCGAAAGTGCAGAGGGCGTGTTTTTGCTCTTCAGGGTGAACCAGAGGTTGCTCGTGTCTGGCTGCCAAATAATAACTCCCCTGGCCTTGCCATGGCTCGTGCATTTGGAGATTTCTGCCTAAAAGATTTTGGTCTGATCTCTGTGCCCGATATATCTTATAGGCACATCACCGAGAAGGATGAATTTATCGTCTTGGCTACAGATGGG ATTTGGGATGTGCTATCAAACAAAGAAGTGGTAGACATTGTCGCATCAGCCCCAGCACGTTCCTCTGCAGCTCAGTTCCTTGTTGAGTCAGCAATTCGAGCTTGGAGATATAG GCTGAGGCTTGCAGTGAGAAAGAGGAGCTATCCAACCCAACAACTACGGATTTTGTAG